One window of the Candidatus Nitrospira nitrosa genome contains the following:
- the modC gene encoding molybdenum ABC transporter ATP-binding protein, with protein sequence MSLLRARFDLRLSTFHLNVDLDVPISGITAIFGPSGSGKTTLLRCLAGLERAPHGFMQFGEEVWQDETTDLCLPLYKRPIGYVFQEPRLFPHYNVRSNLRYGYNRIPSKERRITMEQVVEILGIGHLLERRIHKLSGGEQQRVAIGRALLTSPKLLLLDEPLASLDIQRKQELLPFIRRLHQQLHIPVVYVSHAIAEILQLADRIVLLKEGHVVGVGALNEVLTDLPFRGSFGSHRIGAIFDAHVTSHDAQYGLTQLEFKGQSLFIPLQPATIGQSMRVHILSTDVTLVVGRVGSPTSVLNILEATIVEIREINHTSVDILLDIGAPLVASITRKSLMLLGLKPGQRVFAHIKAVALNEEFAE encoded by the coding sequence ATGAGTCTCTTACGAGCAAGATTTGACCTGCGATTGTCGACATTTCATTTGAATGTGGATCTCGATGTACCGATATCGGGTATCACCGCGATCTTTGGCCCCTCCGGATCAGGCAAAACCACGCTCCTGAGATGTCTCGCCGGACTTGAGCGAGCTCCACATGGCTTCATGCAATTCGGCGAGGAAGTCTGGCAGGACGAAACAACGGATCTGTGCCTGCCTCTCTATAAGCGTCCGATCGGGTATGTCTTCCAAGAGCCGCGCCTGTTTCCTCATTACAACGTCCGTTCGAATCTGCGGTACGGCTACAACCGCATTCCCTCGAAAGAACGCCGCATTACGATGGAACAGGTCGTTGAGATCCTCGGCATCGGCCATCTGCTTGAGCGCCGCATCCACAAACTCTCCGGCGGAGAGCAACAGCGAGTGGCCATCGGCCGAGCGCTGCTGACCAGCCCCAAACTTCTCTTGTTGGATGAACCGCTCGCCTCTCTCGATATTCAACGTAAACAAGAATTACTCCCGTTCATCCGCCGACTGCATCAGCAACTACACATCCCGGTGGTGTATGTCAGCCACGCGATAGCTGAAATTCTTCAACTCGCAGATCGCATCGTCCTGCTGAAAGAAGGCCACGTCGTGGGAGTCGGTGCGCTCAACGAGGTGCTGACCGATCTGCCGTTTCGAGGCAGCTTCGGCTCCCATCGAATCGGCGCAATTTTTGACGCGCACGTTACAAGCCACGATGCTCAGTACGGACTGACTCAGCTGGAATTCAAAGGCCAGTCCCTCTTCATTCCACTACAACCAGCCACCATCGGGCAGTCCATGCGCGTGCACATCCTGTCTACCGATGTCACCCTCGTCGTCGGGCGGGTGGGCTCCCCCACCAGCGTGCTGAATATTCTTGAAGCGACGATCGTTGAGATACGGGAGATCAATCACACGTCGGTGGACATTCTGTTGGACATCGGAGCACCCCTGGTCGCCAGTATCACGAGAAAATCGCTGATGTTGTTAGGATTGAAACCAGGTCAGCGCGTGTTTGCCCATATCAAAGCAGTCGCGTTGAACGAAGAGTTCGCGGAATAG
- the modB gene encoding molybdate ABC transporter permease subunit, producing the protein MEALTELDLSALWVTVQLAATTVAVLLLIGTPLAWWLAHTRSRIRPIIEALVALPIVLPPTVLGFYLLIALGPYGPFGRVAHVNLAFTFTGLVIASVFYSMPFVIQPLQGAFEAVGKAPLEAAWSLRASRLDAFLTVVSPIALRGYITAIVLGFAHTIGEFGVVLMVGGSIPGETRVLSTTIFEHVEAMEYGQAHAIATVLLTFSFLVLLAVYVANRRFPIHVS; encoded by the coding sequence ATGGAAGCCTTAACAGAGCTAGATCTGAGTGCACTGTGGGTCACCGTACAACTCGCCGCTACGACGGTGGCCGTGCTCCTTCTCATCGGCACACCACTTGCCTGGTGGTTGGCCCACACCCGCTCACGCATCAGACCGATCATTGAAGCACTGGTTGCGCTTCCCATCGTGCTGCCTCCCACCGTCCTTGGATTTTACCTGCTCATTGCGCTCGGTCCCTATGGGCCGTTCGGACGAGTGGCACACGTCAATCTCGCGTTCACATTTACCGGACTCGTCATCGCCTCGGTCTTCTATTCCATGCCGTTTGTGATCCAACCGCTCCAAGGGGCGTTTGAAGCCGTCGGGAAAGCCCCGCTGGAAGCAGCCTGGTCACTTCGTGCGTCGAGACTCGATGCCTTCCTGACCGTGGTCTCGCCGATCGCCCTGCGTGGATATATCACTGCCATCGTACTGGGGTTCGCACACACGATCGGTGAGTTCGGCGTGGTCCTCATGGTCGGTGGCTCGATTCCTGGAGAAACACGCGTCCTCTCCACAACGATTTTTGAGCATGTGGAAGCTATGGAGTATGGCCAAGCCCATGCGATCGCGACTGTCTTGTTGACCTTTTCGTTTCTCGTTTTGCTGGCTGTGTACGTCGCAAACCGTCGATTTCCCATCCACGTCTCATGA
- a CDS encoding alginate export family protein, with protein MKWLVSGPALAEGPMTEPPPSVQTKLASNLLETSSNIKQRADAQTGKNWIEPADTILNRRQEIEWSRYLKSGLRLPDWIDLGLEQRTRFESYSHPWRANQAIGNGRTDGQVPLRSRVRFGLGGNGPLRFLFEGQDSRSFLDGDPGDFRDTTTVDEFDVLQLLGSLTLRNVMGTGLRTDFHFGRMTMDVGKRRLIGRNAFRNTVNSFDGLHWQISQDKTWRLQAFFVEPVIRDEVSLDTQNDKSLFWGTYFESKHFPWFQFDAYYLGLNDRRVANVSNHRTYSTFGGRLYKDPKTQELDYEIESSWQIGNRGVIDHFAYFHHLDLGYTFDLPWTPRVVFHYDYASGDHRPDDSQDEGFDTLFGSRRFEYEPTSLWGPFSRTNLSSPGWRLIVVPAPGWILQVKHRVWYLAQSRDFFGNSGLRDATGNAGASLGHDVDLQAQWAINANLDFDAGYVHWFKGSYFDRLPASAGLPAGGNKDSDYFYISMRVRI; from the coding sequence ATGAAATGGCTCGTCAGCGGACCTGCATTAGCTGAAGGACCGATGACTGAGCCGCCACCGTCAGTCCAGACCAAACTTGCCTCAAATCTTTTAGAAACGAGCTCCAACATCAAACAGCGGGCAGACGCTCAAACCGGAAAAAACTGGATCGAACCGGCCGATACGATTCTCAATCGACGGCAGGAGATCGAGTGGAGTCGATACCTCAAATCCGGACTGCGCCTTCCTGACTGGATTGACTTGGGACTCGAGCAACGGACTCGATTCGAGTCGTATAGCCACCCCTGGCGGGCAAACCAAGCCATTGGAAATGGACGGACTGATGGACAAGTACCTCTGAGGTCGCGAGTTCGCTTTGGATTGGGTGGAAACGGACCATTGCGATTTCTTTTCGAGGGGCAGGATTCGCGTTCCTTTCTAGATGGAGACCCTGGAGATTTCAGAGACACGACCACGGTCGATGAATTCGACGTTTTACAGTTACTCGGATCGTTGACCTTGCGGAATGTGATGGGTACCGGGTTACGGACCGATTTTCATTTCGGACGCATGACCATGGATGTGGGAAAGCGACGGCTGATCGGACGAAACGCCTTTCGCAACACCGTTAATTCTTTCGATGGTCTTCACTGGCAAATCAGTCAAGACAAGACCTGGCGACTCCAAGCCTTTTTCGTGGAACCGGTCATCCGAGACGAGGTAAGTCTCGATACACAGAACGACAAGTCGCTCTTTTGGGGAACTTATTTTGAGAGCAAACATTTCCCCTGGTTTCAGTTTGACGCCTACTACTTGGGCCTGAACGATAGGCGCGTGGCGAATGTGTCAAACCATCGCACCTATTCCACGTTCGGAGGACGCCTCTATAAAGATCCCAAGACGCAAGAGCTGGATTACGAAATTGAAAGTTCCTGGCAAATCGGAAACAGAGGCGTGATTGACCATTTTGCCTATTTTCATCATCTGGATCTCGGATATACGTTCGATCTCCCCTGGACGCCAAGGGTTGTTTTTCATTATGACTACGCCAGCGGCGATCATCGGCCTGATGATAGTCAAGATGAAGGGTTTGACACTCTGTTTGGCTCCAGACGTTTTGAGTACGAGCCGACCAGCCTCTGGGGTCCATTTTCCAGAACAAACCTCAGTTCACCGGGTTGGCGATTGATCGTCGTGCCCGCGCCTGGCTGGATTCTCCAAGTCAAACATCGCGTCTGGTATCTCGCGCAGAGCCGGGATTTCTTCGGCAATTCTGGCTTGCGAGATGCGACAGGCAACGCCGGCGCTTCTTTAGGACATGATGTCGATCTTCAAGCCCAATGGGCGATCAACGCCAATCTGGATTTCGATGCTGGATACGTCCATTGGTTCAAAGGCTCGTATTTCGATCGGCTCCCCGCCTCTGCAGGCTTACCGGCTGGAGGAAATAAAGACAGTGATTATTTTTATATTTCGATGCGAGTCAGGATCTAG